One region of Salvia miltiorrhiza cultivar Shanhuang (shh) chromosome 3, IMPLAD_Smil_shh, whole genome shotgun sequence genomic DNA includes:
- the LOC131013916 gene encoding probable GPI-anchored adhesin-like protein PGA55 isoform X1: protein MHVEPGPDAVVCATHVGSNTGSSKELKLPATPNPGPSVPPSPIPASPPSSGRGRGRGRKSQTGGEAPAPRRRGKRQTAALQTVQITSSPLVTDNPAVEIQGEVALTAAMTTSSTSVSVTSSTKEVGTEPDSVSPSPVVPSASIPSNSDVEPQPGVTPNSVPSNPVAVASVNQADPGIVLTSNPVATPPPLPIGPSLPITTQGRGRGRGRGRGRGQNAQSREEAPQRRRRRQDPVVSTVSGALTSQASELSEPQQKRTRASVGRKDSVRREKVQELSNASQYAGQGIQDSLAEGVPKGCAKDVVKLGDPLQEKDTVEKEGECEEPDIRTQHDDEDHCGASPSISTLLSQSDGNNHGTAEGSQCLLEMHNNSTELEKERTTVQAAAILASTSLTAVSDQFDSPSGKEDGKIIFSDETPNMDEFLVSKNISAKATHDASFEYVPQSSDGENIRVAIGDVEPLSVPGGNLVERAREDLDSPHVQAASGKGTDKIVEFSKHLQGATNSISKITKDTENEYGIVPDTAANVAVPACKPAQEISDKKEYLEDQKSKVALRKDFDRKAVSTSIRMRDESFQNYVEDKVELGVGSGLSDADHQAVRETNNLAMSHLKQNVHKEECSVSTSRDSAADAEKAVDKSEDTWEDTVKDRSENNQAELIASNPQSCDSLPSNCILEPDVALSSPVPLSGSKSAEDERRENKESDNEVSHATCSDDAAPGVVETPSHSLSDQGCKSDIPETTLHPVPTHVAFESESAGDGKEQVEMVQPVEYPTPDGDVNGMSDLPEDTPCGEVEVTDEHENGEVSILATEVSGPIQESCELGGGEDAIHDEITGRIGNEYTELHPDEHAEANPASDVPILTTEVSHSAEDAAAPDITSDRVEDQSSAIESGEPGTDKNANVDNVKVDQSSEVKPATESGQHANADVELDCDDTKSKSAEGTPSLQSGQ, encoded by the exons ATGCATGTAGAACCTGGTCCTGATGCTGTGGTCTGCGCTACTCATGTCGGGAGTAACACTGGGAGCTCAAAAGAGTTGAAGTTGCCTGCTACTCCAAACCCTGGACCATCTGTTCCCCCTTCTCCCATTCCTGCTTCACCCCCATCATCTGGGCGAGGTAGAGGACGAGGTCGGAAGTCCCAGACAGGTGGAGAAGCTCCTGCTCCCAGACGCCGAGGCAAAAGACAGACTGCAGCATTACAAACAGTTCAAATAACTTCCTCGCCACTTGTGACCGACAATCCAGCTGTTGAAATACAAGGAGAAGTTGCCCTAACTGCTGCTATGACCACCAGTTCTACCTCTGTCTCTGTCACTAGCAGTACAAAAGAAGTGGGCACTGAACCAGATTCTGTGTCACCTTCTCCAGTGGTTCCATCAGCTTCTATTCCGAGCAATTCAGATGTGGAGCCCCAACCAGGAGTTACACCTAATTCTGTTCCGAGCAATCCAGTGGCTGTAGCTAGTGTAAATCAGGCAGATCCAGGCATTGTGCTGACTTCAAATCCCGTAGCTACACCTCCCCCGCTGCCAATTGGCCCTTCCCTCCCTATAACAACACAGGGTAGAGGTAGAGGGCGAGGACGGGGGCGAGGGCGAGGACAGAATGCTCAAAGTCGGGAAGAGGCACCACAACGGAGGCGAAGGAGGCAGGACCCCGTAGTATCCACTGTTTCTGGTGCATTAACTAGTCAGGCCTCAGAGTTAAGTGAACCTCAACAGAAAAGAACTCGGGCTTCTGTTGGACGGAAAGACAGCGTAAGACGTGAGAAGGTTCAGGAATTATCAAATGCAAGTCAATATGCTGGACAAGGTATTCAAGATTCTTTGGCAGAAGGAGTTCCTAAGG GCTGTGCCAAAGATGTGGTGAAGCTAGGAGATCCACTTCAGGAAAAAGATACAGTGGAAAAAGAGG GAGAATGTGAAGAGCCTGATATTAGAACCCAACATGATGATGAGGATCATTGTGGAGCTAGTCCTTCAATTTCAACTCTGCTTTCTCAAAGTGATGGCAACAATCATGGAACAGCTGAGGGTTCCCAATGCCTGCTAGAAATGCATAACAACTCCACTGAGTTGGAAAAAGAACGAACTACTGTTCAAGCTGCGGCAATacttgcatcaacatcactTACTGCTGTGAGTGACCAGTTTGATTCTCCCAGTGGTAaggaagatggaaaaataatttttagcGATGAAACTCCTAATATGGATGAATTTCTTGTTTCAAAGAACATATCAGCGAAAGCAACTCACGATGCTTCATTTGAGTATGTTCCTCAGTCATCTGATGGTGAAAATATTAGGGTAGCAATTGGAGATGTCGAGCCTTTATCAGTACCAGGTGGCAACCTTGTCGAGAGAGCGAGAGAAGATTTAGATAGCCCCCATGTTCAGGCTGCATCAGGGAAGGGAACAGACAAAATTGTTGAGTTCTCTAAACACTTGCAGGGAGCCACAAATTCCATTTCTAAGATAACTAAAGATACTGAAAATGAATATGGAATAGTACCTGATACTGCTGCAAATGTTGCAGTTCCTGCTTGCAAGCCTGCTCAGGAAATATCTGATAAAAAAGAATATCTAGAAGATCAAAAGAGTAAAGTGGCACTTCGGAAGGATTTTGATCGAAAGGCTGTGTCAACTTCTATAAGGATGCGTGATGAGTCTTTTCAAAATTATGTGGAGGACAAGGTGGAACTGGGCGTTGGTTCAGGTTTGAGTGATGCTGACCATCAGGCAGTTAGGGAGACTAATAATCTGGCTATGAGTCATCTGAAACAAAATGTTCACAAAGAAGAATGTTCTGTCTCAACCTCACGTGATTCTGCTGCTGATGCAGAGAAAGCTGTGGACAAATCGGAGGATACATGGGAAGATACAGTTAAAGACAGGAGTGAAAATAACCAAGCTGAATTAATTGCGTCGAATCCACAGTCATGTGATAGTTTGCCATCAAATTGTATTCTAGAGCCTGATGTAGCTTTGAGTTCCCCTGTTCCACTGTCTGGGAGTAAGTCTGCAGAAGACGAAAGGCGGGAGAATAAAGAGTCTGATAATGAGGTCTCTCATGCGACTTGTTCTGATGATGCAGCTCCTGGTGTAGTCGAGACACCTTCACATTCTTTATCAGATCAAGGGTGTAAAAGTGATATTCCTGAAACTACATTGCACCCTGTGCCAACACATGTTGCTTTTGAGTCTGAGTCTGCAGGTGACGGAAAGGAACAAGTGGAAATGGTACAGCCTGTTGAGTATCCTACACCAGATGGAGATGTGAACGGCATGTCTGACCTACCCGAGGACACACCTTGTGGTGAAGTTGAGGTTACTGATGAACATGAGAATGGAGAGGTTTCTATTTTGGCTACTGAAGTTTCTGGTCCCATACAAGAATCATGTGAATTAGGTGGAGGTGAGGATGCCATTCATGATGAAATTACCGGCAGAATTGGCAATGAATATACTGAACTGCATCCTGATGAACATGCAGAGGCGAATCCTGCGTCAGATGTTCCCATTTTGACTACTGAAGTTTCTCATTCCGCAGAGGATGCAGCAGCACCAGATATTACGTCTGATAGAGTTGAGGATCAATCTTCTGCCATTGAATCTGGGGAACCAGGTACTGATAAAAATGCCAATGTAGACAATGTTAAAGTGGATCAATCTTCTGAAGTGAAACCTGCCACTGAATCTGGTCAACACGCCAATGCAGACGTTGAATTAGATTGTGATGATACAAAGTCTAAATCAGCTGAGGGGACTCCTAGTTTGCAATCTGGACAGTAA
- the LOC131013916 gene encoding uncharacterized protein LOC131013916 isoform X2: MKSTEDESGIAVVNEHETSTADEVPVSTTDFHVDHSDITTIEEGCTEPDSASEQGVIMSTLTASAHASINPMAVASSDQLAPNILSMSSVQTTEEDISDSSAGQVPKGCAKDVVKLGDPLQEKDTVEKEGECEEPDIRTQHDDEDHCGASPSISTLLSQSDGNNHGTAEGSQCLLEMHNNSTELEKERTTVQAAAILASTSLTAVSDQFDSPSGKEDGKIIFSDETPNMDEFLVSKNISAKATHDASFEYVPQSSDGENIRVAIGDVEPLSVPGGNLVERAREDLDSPHVQAASGKGTDKIVEFSKHLQGATNSISKITKDTENEYGIVPDTAANVAVPACKPAQEISDKKEYLEDQKSKVALRKDFDRKAVSTSIRMRDESFQNYVEDKVELGVGSGLSDADHQAVRETNNLAMSHLKQNVHKEECSVSTSRDSAADAEKAVDKSEDTWEDTVKDRSENNQAELIASNPQSCDSLPSNCILEPDVALSSPVPLSGSKSAEDERRENKESDNEVSHATCSDDAAPGVVETPSHSLSDQGCKSDIPETTLHPVPTHVAFESESAGDGKEQVEMVQPVEYPTPDGDVNGMSDLPEDTPCGEVEVTDEHENGEVSILATEVSGPIQESCELGGGEDAIHDEITGRIGNEYTELHPDEHAEANPASDVPILTTEVSHSAEDAAAPDITSDRVEDQSSAIESGEPGTDKNANVDNVKVDQSSEVKPATESGQHANADVELDCDDTKSKSAEGTPSLQSGQ; the protein is encoded by the exons ATGAAAAGCACAGAAGATGAATCTGGAATAGCTGTAGTGAATGAACATGAAACCAGTACTGCTGATGAAGTACCTGTTTCTACCACTGACTTTCATGTGGATCATTCTGATATCACCACTATAGAAGAAGGCTGCACCGAACCAGATTCAGCTTCAGAACAAGGAGTCATAATGAGCACATTAACAGCTTCTGCTCACGCTTCAATAAATCCAATGGCTGTAGCAAGTTCTGATCAACTAGCTCCTAACATTTTGTCCATGTCGAGTGTCCAAACTACTGAGGAAGATATTTCAGATTCTTCTGCAGGGCAGGTTCCCAAGG GCTGTGCCAAAGATGTGGTGAAGCTAGGAGATCCACTTCAGGAAAAAGATACAGTGGAAAAAGAGG GAGAATGTGAAGAGCCTGATATTAGAACCCAACATGATGATGAGGATCATTGTGGAGCTAGTCCTTCAATTTCAACTCTGCTTTCTCAAAGTGATGGCAACAATCATGGAACAGCTGAGGGTTCCCAATGCCTGCTAGAAATGCATAACAACTCCACTGAGTTGGAAAAAGAACGAACTACTGTTCAAGCTGCGGCAATacttgcatcaacatcactTACTGCTGTGAGTGACCAGTTTGATTCTCCCAGTGGTAaggaagatggaaaaataatttttagcGATGAAACTCCTAATATGGATGAATTTCTTGTTTCAAAGAACATATCAGCGAAAGCAACTCACGATGCTTCATTTGAGTATGTTCCTCAGTCATCTGATGGTGAAAATATTAGGGTAGCAATTGGAGATGTCGAGCCTTTATCAGTACCAGGTGGCAACCTTGTCGAGAGAGCGAGAGAAGATTTAGATAGCCCCCATGTTCAGGCTGCATCAGGGAAGGGAACAGACAAAATTGTTGAGTTCTCTAAACACTTGCAGGGAGCCACAAATTCCATTTCTAAGATAACTAAAGATACTGAAAATGAATATGGAATAGTACCTGATACTGCTGCAAATGTTGCAGTTCCTGCTTGCAAGCCTGCTCAGGAAATATCTGATAAAAAAGAATATCTAGAAGATCAAAAGAGTAAAGTGGCACTTCGGAAGGATTTTGATCGAAAGGCTGTGTCAACTTCTATAAGGATGCGTGATGAGTCTTTTCAAAATTATGTGGAGGACAAGGTGGAACTGGGCGTTGGTTCAGGTTTGAGTGATGCTGACCATCAGGCAGTTAGGGAGACTAATAATCTGGCTATGAGTCATCTGAAACAAAATGTTCACAAAGAAGAATGTTCTGTCTCAACCTCACGTGATTCTGCTGCTGATGCAGAGAAAGCTGTGGACAAATCGGAGGATACATGGGAAGATACAGTTAAAGACAGGAGTGAAAATAACCAAGCTGAATTAATTGCGTCGAATCCACAGTCATGTGATAGTTTGCCATCAAATTGTATTCTAGAGCCTGATGTAGCTTTGAGTTCCCCTGTTCCACTGTCTGGGAGTAAGTCTGCAGAAGACGAAAGGCGGGAGAATAAAGAGTCTGATAATGAGGTCTCTCATGCGACTTGTTCTGATGATGCAGCTCCTGGTGTAGTCGAGACACCTTCACATTCTTTATCAGATCAAGGGTGTAAAAGTGATATTCCTGAAACTACATTGCACCCTGTGCCAACACATGTTGCTTTTGAGTCTGAGTCTGCAGGTGACGGAAAGGAACAAGTGGAAATGGTACAGCCTGTTGAGTATCCTACACCAGATGGAGATGTGAACGGCATGTCTGACCTACCCGAGGACACACCTTGTGGTGAAGTTGAGGTTACTGATGAACATGAGAATGGAGAGGTTTCTATTTTGGCTACTGAAGTTTCTGGTCCCATACAAGAATCATGTGAATTAGGTGGAGGTGAGGATGCCATTCATGATGAAATTACCGGCAGAATTGGCAATGAATATACTGAACTGCATCCTGATGAACATGCAGAGGCGAATCCTGCGTCAGATGTTCCCATTTTGACTACTGAAGTTTCTCATTCCGCAGAGGATGCAGCAGCACCAGATATTACGTCTGATAGAGTTGAGGATCAATCTTCTGCCATTGAATCTGGGGAACCAGGTACTGATAAAAATGCCAATGTAGACAATGTTAAAGTGGATCAATCTTCTGAAGTGAAACCTGCCACTGAATCTGGTCAACACGCCAATGCAGACGTTGAATTAGATTGTGATGATACAAAGTCTAAATCAGCTGAGGGGACTCCTAGTTTGCAATCTGGACAGTAA